The genomic DNA TGCTGCTGCTCACCAAGGGGAACCCGGCGGAGCAGCAGCTGAAGGTGGACGCGTCGCGGATCGCCCACCACTTCCGCAGCATCCACATCGTCGCCGAGAAGAACGTGGACACCTACCGGCAGCTCGTCGCCGAGCTCGGGCTCGACCCGGAGCGGACCTGGATGATCGGCAACTCTCCCAAGTCGGACATCCTGCCCGCGCTGCGGGCGGGCCTGAAGGCCGTCTACATCCCGCACGAGCACACCTGGGTGCTGGAGCACGAGGTGTTCCGGCCCGAGGAGGCGACGCTCGCGCTGGGCCGCTTCGCGGAGCTGCTGGAACACTTCTGACCCCCCGCCAGACATGTCATGTCCACTTCTAAACATCTCGATGGCCCTTTCTTTCCGGTGATGCCCGTGCAAGACTTGCCGCACCGCTGATCATCAAGTCCTGGCACGGATTCGTGCCCGATCTCATGAGAGCGACCCGTGGCTTCCTTGAACGTGGATAACGTGACTTCCCGTACTCCGGACATCGAGGGCCGTAGCAAGAAACTCTGGTATCTCGACGACGGCCGCTGCCTGATAGAGATGATTCCGTCGCTGCGGAGTTTCACATTCGATCGCGACGAGCTCGTCGACGGCACCGCCGAGTTGCGCCTCGATTTCTTCGAGTACGTTTCCGCCCGGCTCGCCGAATACGACGTCCACACCGTATTCGGCGAGCGCGTCGGCCCGACCACCTACATCGCGGACTACCGGCCGGCCCCGCCCTTCGAGGTCATCGTCAAGAACCGGGCCACCGGTTCCACCATCCGCAAGTACCCCGGACTCTTCGAGGAGGGCCAGGTCCTCGACCGCCCGGTGGTGAAGTTCGACTACCGGACCGACCCCGAGGACCAGCCGATCGGCGAGGACTACCTCCGCCTCCTCGGCGTGGACGTCGAGCACCACCGGAAGCTCGCGCTGGACTGCAACGCCGCCCTGCGCAAGCTCCTCGACCCGCTCGACCTCTGGGACTTCTGCCTCGTCATCGCACCCGACGAGACGCACGGACTGGTCGTCAACTCCGAGATCTCACCGGACTGCATGCGCCTCAAGGCCGCCGACGGGCGCCCGTACGACAAGGACATGTTCCGCGAGGGCGCCGGCCGCGAGGACATCCTCGCCCGCTGGGCCGAGCTCATCGCGATGGTCTCCGGTGCCTGATCTCCCGGGCCCCCTGGCCCTGGTGACCGGCAGCAACCGCGGCACCGGCCGGGCCATCCGCAGCCGGCTGCTGGCCGACGGCTACGCCGTGCGCTGCCTCAACCGCACCCCGTGCGCCGACCACACCGACCCCGTCACCGCGGACTTCGCCGACCCCGACGCCGCCGCCCGGGCGGCGGTCCTCGCCCTGGCCGGGGCCCCGCGCCTGGACCTGCTCGTGGTCAACGCGGTCACCCGCGGCTTCGGCACCGTCGCCGAGGTCGGCGCACGGGACTGGGACGAGGCCGTGGCGGTCAACCTCACCACCCCGGTCCGCGTCGTCCAGGCCGCACTCCCGCTGCTGCGCCGCAGCGAGGGGCACATCGTGCTGATGGGCTCGCACGCCGGCTCCCGCCCGTTCGAGGGCGGGCTGGCCTACTGCGCCACCAAGGCCGCGCTCAAGCAGGTGGCGGAGGTGCTCCTGATGGAGGAGCGGCGCCACGGGGTGCGCACCACCCTGCTCAGCCCCGGGGCGATCCGCAACCTCGACGACGACGACTCCGCCTACAAGATGAGCGTGGAATCCGTCGCCGACGTGGTGTCCTGGGCGGCCGCCACGCCGAGGGACACCGTCCTCGGGGAGATCGAACTCCGACCCGGCCGGCTGGACCGCCCGCCGGTCGTCGGGCTCGACCGTCTCCAGTACGTCTGAAGACCGTCTCCAGTACGTCTGAAGGTGCATCGATCACGACCAACGGGGGTTGATCCGTGGAAGCACACGCCGGCCCGGCCGGGCTCCGCAGCGTGCAGGCCGAGTGGGACGAGGAACGGCACCGGGTCAGGGCCGAGCTGCGGGCCGACCCGAACGCGCCGGACGCGGCGCGGATGTCCTTCCGGAGCATCGGCTGGGTCGCCTTCGGGGCCTCGGGCGAGGTCTCCTCGATCAACGTCCACGACATCCCCGTCGAGGTCTCCGACCGGCTGCCCCGGGTGGACGGCGACGACGTGATCGGACGCGGGGTGGTGGACACCCAGTGGCTCTGGGTGCCGCTCGGCACCGGGCCGACCACCCGGCGGTGCGCGGGCACCGCCGACGTCGAACTCGTGGTCACCGCAGAGGGGTTGGCCCGGCTGACCCTGCGGTTCCTGGAACCCCCGGCGGAGGACTGGCCATGGCCGACGGCTATCGGTTGCTAGCCTGCGACCTCGACGGCACGCTGCTCGACTCCCGCGGCGAGCTGCCCGCCGCGGTGTCGGCGGCACTCGACCGGGCCGCGGCGGCCGGGATGGCCGTCGCGGTGATCACGGCGCGGCCGCCGCGCGACGTCCCCCCGCGGGTCCGGGCGGGGATCCCGGGGACGGCCTACTGGGCGCACGGGAACGGCGCGCTGGTCTTCCGGCCCGGGCAGCGCCTGCCGAGCCGCCAACTCGTCTTCGGGGCGGGCGCGGTGGGCCGGATCCACGAGGTCCTCGGCGCGCGGCGTCCCGGCTGGGCGCTGGCCTTCGACCTGCTCGACGGGACGGTCGTGCAGCCGGGCTTCCCCGCGGAGCTGACCCGCGGCTGGGCCGGGGTCGAGTGGCGCGGCGGGGCCGAGCTCGCGCGGGCCGTGGTGAAGGTGCTGGTCTGCCCCTTCCTCCCCTGCGACGCCGAACTCGTCGACACGGTGCAGGAGATGGTGGGCGAGGAGGCCGAAGTCACCGCCTCCGGGGAGCACTTCCTGGAACTCGGCCCGCGCGGCACCGGCAAGCACGGCGTCCTCGCCTGGATCGCCGCCGACCTCGGACTGGCCACCGCCCAGACGGTGGCCGTCGGCGACGGCCTCAACGACCGCGACATGCTCCGCCTGGCCGGCCTCGGCGCGGCCCCCGCCAACGCCGGAGCCCCGGTCCGCGCCGCGGCGGACCGGATCCTGCCCAGCAACGACGAGCACGCGGTCGCCCACCTCGTCGACCAACTGCTCGGATAGCCCGGTCAGGCGCCCTGGCCGGCCTCGGCCAGGGCGGCCAGGGTGCGGGTGAGGGAGGTGCCCAGGCCCCAACGGGTGGAGAGCGACTCCAGGGTCATCGGGTCGATCGGCTCGGCGGGCAGGGCCGGGTCGAAGGCCGGCAGCGGGACGTCCCGGGCGACCCCGACCACGGTGGGGGCGACGTCCAGGTAGGCGGAGCCGTCCAGCAGGTTCTTCCGGCGGGCCGGGGTGATCTTCGAGGCGGGGTTGAGCGCCGCGGCCCGTACCCCGGCCAGGTCGCCGTAGGTCCGCAGCAGCTGGGCGGCGGTCTTCTCGCCGATCCCCTTCACCCCGGGCAGCCCGTCGCTGGTGTCGCCGCGCAGTGCCGCGAGGTCGGCGTACGAGGCGGCGCCGACGCCGTACTTCTCCTCGATGTACGCGTCGTCGACGACCTGCGGGTGGCCGACGCCCTTCACCGGGTACAGCACGGTGACCGCCCGGGCGTCGTCGACGAGCTGGAACAGGTCGCGGTCGCCGGTGACGATCTGCACCGGACCGGTGGCCGCGGTGGCGAGGGTGCCGATCACGTCGTCCGCCTCGTAGCCGGCGACGCCGACCCGGGCGATGCCGATCGCGTCCAGCACCGCCTCGATCACCGGGACCTGCGGGGCGAGGGTGTCGGGGACCTCCTCCTCGCCCTCGGCGGCCCCCTCGGCGAGGCGGTGGGTCTTGTAGGAGGGGATCAGGTCGACCCGCCACTGCGGGCGCCAGTCGGCGTCCATGCAGGCGACCAGCTGGTCGGGCCGGTGGTCCTGGACCAGCCGGGTGATGAAGTCGAGCAGGCCGCGCACGGCGTTCACCGGCTGCCCGTCGGGGGACTTCATCGACTCCGGCACGCCGAAGTAGGCGCGGAAGTAGAGACTGGCGGTGTCGAGCAGCATCAGGCGCGGTGCGGTCACCTTCCGAATCATGCCCTACCGGGCTGACAGCGCCTCAGTGCCGGTGCGGACCGGCGCGGTGGACCGGGCCGTGCGCGTCCGCGCAGTGGTCGCGGTCGTCGTCGCCGGGGCGGGTGATCTGCAGCAGCCCGTCGACCTCCTCCTCGCCGACGTGGTCGACCTGCAGGGTGGAGTGGCTGATCCGGTAGTCCTCCCGCAGCTGCCGCTGCAGGTCCCGGCGGACCGCGTGGCAGTCCCCGCCGGGGGTGACCAGGATGTGCGCGGAGAGCGCGGGCTGGCCGGAGGTGATCTCCCAGATGTGCAGGTCGTGGATCTCCTCCACCAGCGGGGCGGCGACCAGCTGGTCGGCGACCGTGTCCGGGTCGATGCCGGCCGGGGCGGCCTCCAGGAAGATCCGCCCGGAGTCCCGGACCAGCCCGACGCCGGCCCGGAGCATCAGCACCACCACGACCAGCGAGGCGATCGCGTCCGCCGCCACGAAGCCGGTGAGCATCACCACCGCACCGGCCACCGCGGTCGCGATGAACGCGTACAGGTCGGTCAGCACGTGCTGGAAGGCGCCCTCGACGTTCAGCGAGCTGCGGTTGGCCTTGGACATGCACCAGGCGGCGGCCAGGTTGACCACGATCCCGACCAGCGCGGTCACCAGCACCAGCGAACCGGTCACCTCCGGCGGGTCGATCAGCCGCTGCACCGCCTCGTAGCCGAGCCAGGCCGAGAGGACCAGCAGCGTCACGCCGTTCGCCTGCGCCGAGAGGATCTCGGCCCGCTTCAGCCCGTACGTGTAGCCGCCGCGCGCCGGACGGGCCGACAGCCGCATCGCGACCAGCGCCAGGGCGATCGAGGCGGCGTCGGTGAGCATGTGCGCCGCGTCCGAGATCAGCGCCAGCGACTGGGCGGCGAAGCCGACCACCACCTCGCCCGCCATGAACACCAGGATCAGCAGCAGCGCGCTGACCAGCCAGCGGCGGTCCGCGTCGGCGGAGACGCCGTGCGAGTGCCCGCCGTGCCCGCCGTGCCCGTGCCCGCCGTGCCCGTGGTCGTGGTCGTGCTGGGCGCCCATCGAGATCCTCCCGGTCGAGGTGGAGTCCGCACCGGAAGTGAACCCCAGATCGGACGAAGATCCAAAGGCTGCACTGGTGACCGTTGTCGTTCGCACGAGTGACCACTTGCTCCGATAGGGTCTGCGCCGGTCGAACGAGGGAGGACACAGTGGAGGAGCGGGTCGGGCTGGCCACCATCGCCCGGGAGTGGGGACGGATCGGGATCACCGGGTTCGGCGGACCGCCCGCGCACATCCTGCTGCTGCGCCGGCTCTGCGTGGAGCAGCGCCGCTGGCTGGGCGCCGCCGAGTTCGAGGACGGCATCGCCGCCACCAACCTGCTGCCCGGCCCGGCCTCCACCCAGCTGGCGGTCTTCACTGCCTGGCGGCTGCGCGGGCCGGCCGGCGCCCTGGTCGGCGGGGCCGCGTTCATCGTGCCCGGCCTGGTGCTGATCCTGCTGCTCTCCGCGCTCTTCCTGGCCGGCGACCCGCCGCGCTGGGTGCTCGGCGCGGCGGCCGGCGCCGGGGCCGCCGTCCCCGCGGTCGCCCTGCAGGCGGCCACCGCCCTCGTCCCCGCCAGCCGGCAGCGCGCGGGTGGCGGCGCGGCCCGCCGGCGCTGGTGCGGCTACCTCGCCGCGGGGGCGCTCGCGGCCCTGCTCACCGGGCCCTGGCTGGTGCTCGTCCTGATCGCCACCGGAATCACCGAGATCGCCGTCCGCCGTCCGGGTGGCGGCACCTCCGACCGGCGTCCGCGCGGGCTGCTGCCGCTGCTGGCCCCCGCGACCGCCGCCACCGGCGGGATCGGCGCGCTCGCCTGGGTGGCGTTCAAGGTCGGCGCGCTCTCCTACGGCGGAGGGTTCGTGATCATCCCGTTGATGCAGCAGGACGCGGTGCACCGCTACCACTGGATGACGGACGGCCAGTTCCTGAACGCCGTCGCGCTCGGCCAGATCACCCCCGGCCCGGTGGTGCAGACCGTCGCCGTGGTCGGCTACGCCGCCGCCGGGGTGGCCGGCGGGCTGCTGGCCGCCTGCGTGGCCTTCGCGCCGTCCTTCCTGTTCGTGCTGTTCGGCGCCGCGCACTTCGACCGGCTGCGCGCCGACCGGCGGGTGCAGGACTTCCTCACCGGCGCCGGGCCCGCCGTGATCGGCGCGATCGCGGGCTCCACCGTCCCGCTCGCGCTCGGCCTGCACGCCTGGTGGCAGGCGGCGGTGCTGGCCCTCGCGCTGTTCTGGCTGCTGGCGCTGCGCCGCTCCGTCGTCCCCTGCCTGCTCGCCGCCGGCGCGCTCGGCACCCTCGCCGTCACGGCCGGCCTCCCGCTGCCCTGACGCCCCGTCGGGCCAATCGACGTCGGGCCCGGTCGGCGTCGGGCCCGGACCCCGGGGGGCCTCAGCCGGCCGCGGTGATCAGGGCCGTCTCCCGGACCAGGGAGGCGGCTCGGACCAGGGCCTCGGCGAGACGGAGGTCGGCCGGGTCCTGCTCGGGGTGCCACTGGACGCCGAGGACGAAGCCGGCCGGGGCCTCGATCGCCTCGACCGTGCCGTCCGCGGCGTACGCGGCGACGGTGAGCCCCTCGCCCAGCCGGTCCACGGCCTGGTGGTGGAAGGTCGGCACCACCAGCTCGGGCTCCGGCAGCAGCCCGCCGAGCAGGGTGTCCGGCACCGGCCGCACCGGGTGGCGCCCGTACGCGTTGGGCGGGCCTACGTGGCCCTCGTGGCCGACCACGTCCGGCAGGTGCTGGACCAGCGTGCCGCCGAAGACCACGTTCAGCAGCTGCATGCCGCGGCAGACGCCGAGCACCGGCTTCCCGGCGGCCAGCGCCGCCCGCAGCAGCGCGGCCTCCCAGGCGTCGCGCTCCGGCGCGTTCGCCACCGTCAGGGGGTGCGGCCGGGCTCCGTACAGCGCCGGGTCCACGTCCTCGCCGCCCGCGACCACCAGGGCGTCCAGCCGCTCGACCGCCTGCGCCGCGTACTGCGGGGCGTCCGGCGGCAGCAGCACCGCGACGCCGCCGGCGGCCCGGACCATCGCCGGGTACCGCTCGGGGAGCAGCACGGCGCGCTGCCGGTCCCAGCGGCCCCAGGCGGCGTCGAGGAGTTGGGTGGAGATGCCGATCACCGGGCGGTTGTCCATGGCGCGCATTCTGCCGTGCGCGGGGCCGGGGCAACGACTCGGTTCGGCCGTTGGGATTTCTCACCGGAATCTCATCGAATCCCGGGCCGTTCCCGGGCCGCGCTGATATCCCGCTTATCCGCGTGCCCTTAGATTCTTTGACGTGAGCGAGCAGCAGATTCCCGCCGGGTGGTACCCGGACCCGAAGGACACCACGAGCGACCCCCGGCCCGAGCGCTGGTGGGACGGCACGGGCTGGACGGGCACCACCCGGCCCGCCCCGGAGCCCGCCGCGCAGCCGTCCGTCGAGGACACCGCTGTGCTGGAGGGCACCGTGCTCGACAGCGGTCCGGCGGTCCGCTACCCCGAGCTGCCGCCGGTGACCGACCAGGTGCCGGCCCCGGCGGGCGCGGTGCGCAAGCCGGCCCGGCCGGTGCTGGTCGCCGCGGCGGTCGCCGCCCTGATCGGCCTCGCGGTCGGCTCCGGCGTGACCTACCTGGCGATGGACGGGCGCGGCGACTCCACGGCGAGCGACCGGCGCGGTCCGCGCCTCGGCGGCGGCTACGGCATGGACGGCCGCGGCGGCCCGGGCAGCCAGGACGGCCAGAACGGCGGCGGGCAGAACGGCGGTGGGCAGAACGGCGGTGGGCAGAACGGCGGCGGCCAGAACGGCCAGGGTCGCGGGGGCCGGCCGGGCAACGCCGCGATCGACCTGGTCAACGGCCTCAGCCTGCCCGTCCCGTCCGGCTGGGAGGCCGGCACCACCAAGGACGGGTTCGCGACGCTCTCGATCGGCGAGTACACCTGCGCCGACGGCAAGGGCAACTGCACCCTCGGCGGTGCGGTCACCGGCCGGCTCAAGGGCACCGACGCCAAGCAGGCCGCCCTGGAGGACATCGCCGCCGCCGCGAAGGAGTCCTACAACCAGGTCAACGGGCACGAGGAGCTGAAGTCCGAGGCGGTCAAGGTGGCCGGCCGGGACGGCTACCTGGTGCGCTGGAAGGTCGACGCCGCCCAGGGCAACGACGGCTACGTGGAGACCGTGGTCTTCCCGAGCGCCGACGGCAAGGCGCTGGTCTCCGTCCACCTCGGCTTCGACATCGCCGACAAGGCGCCCGACGTCGCCCAGATGGACACCATCGTCAGCGGCATCGCCGAGGCCAAGGGCGGCCCGCTCGGCAGCGCCGGCGGCGGCACCCGCACCTGATCTACAGGTACGTCCGGCCCTCGCCGCGGTAGGTGGGGACGGTGCGCACCACCCGGTCGCCCTCGACCAGGTGCAGCTCCGCGAACCGCTCGCACAGCTCGCCCGCCTTGGCGTGCCGGAACCACACCCGGTCGCCGATCAGCAGGTCGTCGGCGGCCGAGCCGATCAGCGGGGTCTGCACCTCGCCGGCGCCCTCCTGCGGGTCGTAGGACAGCCCGGCCGGCAGGTACGGCACGGGGGAGCGGTCCGCCCCGGCAGCGCCGGAGGCCGGGTAGCCGCCGCCCAGCACCGTCACCACGCCGACGCCCGGACGCCGGACCACCGGCTGCGCGAACAGCGCGGCCGGCCGGCCGGTGAACGAGCGGTAGTTGTCGAACAGCCGCGGCACATACAGCCCCGAGCCGGCGGCCACCTCGGTCACCGCCCGCTCGGCCACCGTGGACTCCACGCTGCCGGTGCCGCCGCCGTTCACGAACTCCAGGTCCGCCACCTGCCGCAGCCGGCGCACCGCGGCGGCCCGGCGCTCCGCGAGCTCGGTCCGTGCCTTCGCCTGCATCAGCCGGACCGCCGCCGAGCGCAGCGGCCGGCCGCGCACCGCGTCGCCGACGCCCGCGATGTGGCCCTCGTAAGCCATCAGCCCGACCACCCGGAAGCCGCGCCGGGTCTGCACCAGCTCCGCCAGCGCGCCGAGCGCCTCCGGGGTGCGGAGGGGGGAGCGCCGGGCGCCGACCCGGACGCGGCCGCCGAGCAGGTGCAGCGAGGTGTCCAGCTCCAGGCAGACCCGGACCTCGGCGGAGCCCTCGCGGGCCTTGTCGATCAGCTCCAGCTGCGCCGGGTCGTCCACCAGCACGGTGACCGCCCGGGCCAGTTCCGGGTCGGCGGTCAGCTCGGCGAAGGCGGCCCGGTCGGCCGAGGGGTAGGCGAGCAGGATGTCGTCGAAGCCCGCGCGGGCCAGCCAGATCGACTCCGCCAGCGTGAAGCTCATGATCCCGGCGAAGCCGTCCGTCGCCAACACCCGCTCCAGCAGGGCCCGGCAGCGCACCGACTTGCTCGCCACCCGGATCGGCTTGCCGGCCGCCCGCCGCACCAGGTCCGCCGCGTTGGCGTCGAAGGCCTCCAGGTCGACGATGGCCAGCGGCGCGTCGAGGTGCGCGGTCGCCCGGTCGTAGCGGGCGCGGTCGGAGACGGTGCCCGTGCCGGTGGCGGGCGCGAGGTCGAGGGCCATGGGCGCAGACTGCCACATCGGACTACCCGTGGGTAGAGGCGAAGGCCCGCACCGCGGCGGACGCCACCGACTCGACCAGCGCGATGCCGTCCTCCAGGGTGGCCGAGCCGTCGCTCACCACCGAGACCAGCAACTCCCGTCCGCCGTAGTCGATCCGCCCGATGCTGTTGACCACCCACAGCCCGGTGGAGGTCCGCGGCAGCCAGCCGTTCTTCAGCTGCGCGGCGCCGCCCTGGTCGGCCGCCGAGACGCCCCAGTCCTGACCGTCCACCACCTGACCCATCAGCTGCCGGAGGTACGCCCGGGAGTCCGGGGTCAGCGGCGAGTCCTCGGTGAACACCGCCCGCAGCAGCCGCACCTGGTCGGCGGCGGTGGTCGAGGTCAGCCCCCAGTAGCCGTCCGTCCCCGCGACCGTCGCGGTCAGGCCGAAGGCCGCGTTGGCCTCGTCCAGCCCGGACGCCCCGCCCGCCGCCTCGAACAGCGCGGTCGCCGCGTCGTTGTCGCTCTGCTCGATCATCAGCGCGGCGGCGCTCCGCCGGTCGTCCGTCAGCTCGCCGCCGCTCCGCAGCAGCAGCGCCGCCAGGATGTCCACCTTGACGATCGACGCGGTGACGAAGGAGTCCTCGCCCCAGCTCGCGCCGGTGCCCGCCGCCGGGTCCGTCACGGCGACCGCGAAGTGGCCGGCCAGCCCGCTCACCGCCGCGCCCAGGACGGCGTCCGGGTCGACCGCCGGGGCCGCCGCGGACGTCGACGCGGACGCCGCGGCCGACGCGGCGACCGGTACCGGCGTGCTCGTCGCGGGCCGGGAGAACACCAGCCAGGACCCCAGGACCGAGAGCGCCACCACCAGCACCACCACCCGCCTGATCCGCCTCGTACGGCGCCGACGCCTGCGCACGGTCGCCCGCGAACTCGATGGTGCCATCATGCCCACGATGCTCGGCCGCACCCCTTGGGCCGCGATGAGCTGCGGATGAGCCCGCGCTGAGAAGCCGCCGCCGCCCGGTGGCATACCCTCACGGGGTGGAGCGCAAGAACATTCCGAACCCCGGGTTCGCCGAGGACGACGGCACCGCCGACCCCAGGCTCGCCGCCGCCCTGGCCGCCTGGGCGGCCGACGGCGACGCGGCCGAACCCGAACTGCTCGCCGCCCTGGCCCCCGGCCGGCTGATGGTCCCGATCGTCGCCCTGCTCGGCGAGGTCGAGGTCGACGCCAACGGGCACAAGCACGAGAAGACCAGTGACATGGCCGTCCCGCTGGTCGAGGCCGCGGACGGGCGCCGCGCCCTGCCGGCCTTCACCTCACTGGAGACCCTGGCCCGCTGGCGCGCCGACGCCCGGCCGGCGCCGGTCGCCGCGCCGCAGGCCGCGATGGTCGCCTACTCCGAGCAGGCCGACACCCTGCTGATCGACCCCGCGGGGCCGGTCGCCTTCCAGGTCACCGGGGCCCGGCTGCGCGCGCTCGCGGAGAACCGGCCGTACCTGCCGCCGCTCGCCGACCCCGCGGTGCACGAGGCGCTGCGCGGGCTGCTCGACACCACCGGCGTCGTCACCCACGCCTACCTGGCCCCCGCGGACGACGCGGACGGCACCCTCGCCGTCGTCCTCGTCCCGGACGCCGACCCCCGCCCGCTGATCGACGCCCTGTCGGGCGACCCCGTCCTGCGGGTCCGCCTGGACACCGGCCTCCAGCTGGCCGTCCTGCGCGAGCCGCTCCGCGGGGAGCCCTTCTACACCGCGGGCTGAAAACACCCGGGGGCGCGGCCGAGCCGCGCCCCCGGGTCCAGCCGCCGTGCGGCGCTCAGCCGTAGACCGGGCCGGTGAACTTCTCGCCCGGGCCGGTGCCCGGCTCGTCCGGGACGACGGAGGCCTCGCGGAAGGCGAGCTGCAGCGAGCGCAGGCCGTCCCGCAGCGGCGCGGCGTGGAAGTTGGAGATCTCCGGCGCGCCGGCGGTGACCAGGCCCGCCAGGGCGGTGATCAGCTTGCGGGCCTCGTCGAGGTCCTTGTCGGCCTCGCCGCCCTCGGCGAGCCCGCACTTGACGGCGGCGGCGCTCATCAGGTGCACCGCGACGGTGGTGATCACCTCGACGGCCGGCACCTCCGCGATGTCGCGGGTCAGGTCGTCGAAGCCGATGGCGTCGTCGGTGTTCTCGGGCTGGCTGGTCAAGGTGGACTCACTCCGTCGTGCCGGTGGACGTACAACAGGGAGAGTACAAGGAGCGCTCGCGCGGGCCGGAATACCGGTCGGGCGGGGAACGCTGCTATGCTTCGAGACTGACCGGCCAGGTGTTCCGTATGGGCGCCCGGCCAGCAAGTGGAGGCTCCACACGGTCTCCCACCCGCTTCGTCCCACGGGTCGACGGGTCCGGTCGCGGCAGTGTCCCACCGACACGCGCCGCCTGTGACGCCAGTCCGCTGGTGTCCCGGTCGTGGAGCCCCGCATGCGCGGGGCTTTTTTCGTTCGTCCGGTGCACACACCGGCAGCGGAGGAGCGAATGAAGCCCCGCACTGTGACCGAGAATGGTCACTACGTGCGACCGCCGTCCGACGGCCGCATCGAATGAAGGTGCAACCGAGGAGGCCCCATCAGCACCGAGCCCCGCATCAACGACCGGATCCGCGTCCCCGAGGTGCGACTCGTCGGTCCCAGCGGCGAGCAGGTCGGCATCGTCCCGCTCGCGAAGGCGCTGGAGCTTGCGCAGGAGTACGACCTCGACCTGGTCGAGGTCGCGGCGACCGCCCGGCCGCCGGTCTGCAAGCTCATGGACTACGGCAAGTTCAAGTACGAGTCGGCGATGAAGGCCCGTGAGGCGCGCAAGAACCAGGCGCACACGGTCATCAAGGAGATGAAGCTCCGGCCGAAGATCGACCCGCACGACTACGACACCAAGAAGGGTCACGTCGTTCGGTTCCTCAAGCAGGGCGACAAGGTCAAGATCACGATCATGTTCCGCGGTCGTGAGCAGTCCCGCCCCGAGCTGGGCTTCCGACTGCTCCAGCGGCTCGCCGACGACGTCCAGGAGCTGGGCTTCGTCGAGTCGGCGCCGAAGCAGGACGGCCGCAACATGATCATGGTGCTTGGCCCGCACAAGAAGAAGACCGAGGCGATGGCCGAGGCCCGCGCCCTTGCGGACGCCCGCAAGGCGGAGCGCCAGGGGCGCACGGCCACCGACTCCGCCGAGGCCCAGGACGGGATCGAGGCCGACGAGGCCGCGGCCGAGGTCCTGGAGGCCGACGAGGCTGTGGAGGCCGTCGAGGCCGACGAGGCCGCCGAGGTCGAGCAGCCGGCCGAGACCGCTCAGGACGCCTGAGCCCTCGGGCTCAGGGCGGATCCGAGCGGATCGGCCCCGTGGTACCGGGGCACCCGCCCCGGAGACCGAGATCAACCCGGTTCCGGCCCGCGCCGCAAGGCGCGGGCCGGGACGGACCGACGAGGAGAAACGGCGACATGCCGAAGCAGAAGACCCACAGCGGCGCCAGCAAGCGCTTCAAGATCA from Kitasatospora terrestris includes the following:
- a CDS encoding 5'-3' exonuclease; amino-acid sequence: MLLDTASLYFRAYFGVPESMKSPDGQPVNAVRGLLDFITRLVQDHRPDQLVACMDADWRPQWRVDLIPSYKTHRLAEGAAEGEEEVPDTLAPQVPVIEAVLDAIGIARVGVAGYEADDVIGTLATAATGPVQIVTGDRDLFQLVDDARAVTVLYPVKGVGHPQVVDDAYIEEKYGVGAASYADLAALRGDTSDGLPGVKGIGEKTAAQLLRTYGDLAGVRAAALNPASKITPARRKNLLDGSAYLDVAPTVVGVARDVPLPAFDPALPAEPIDPMTLESLSTRWGLGTSLTRTLAALAEAGQGA
- a CDS encoding SDR family oxidoreductase; translated protein: MTGSNRGTGRAIRSRLLADGYAVRCLNRTPCADHTDPVTADFADPDAAARAAVLALAGAPRLDLLVVNAVTRGFGTVAEVGARDWDEAVAVNLTTPVRVVQAALPLLRRSEGHIVLMGSHAGSRPFEGGLAYCATKAALKQVAEVLLMEERRHGVRTTLLSPGAIRNLDDDDSAYKMSVESVADVVSWAAATPRDTVLGEIELRPGRLDRPPVVGLDRLQYV
- a CDS encoding cation diffusion facilitator family transporter; this translates as MGAQHDHDHGHGGHGHGGHGGHSHGVSADADRRWLVSALLLILVFMAGEVVVGFAAQSLALISDAAHMLTDAASIALALVAMRLSARPARGGYTYGLKRAEILSAQANGVTLLVLSAWLGYEAVQRLIDPPEVTGSLVLVTALVGIVVNLAAAWCMSKANRSSLNVEGAFQHVLTDLYAFIATAVAGAVVMLTGFVAADAIASLVVVVLMLRAGVGLVRDSGRIFLEAAPAGIDPDTVADQLVAAPLVEEIHDLHIWEITSGQPALSAHILVTPGGDCHAVRRDLQRQLREDYRISHSTLQVDHVGEEEVDGLLQITRPGDDDRDHCADAHGPVHRAGPHRH
- a CDS encoding DUF2510 domain-containing protein codes for the protein MSEQQIPAGWYPDPKDTTSDPRPERWWDGTGWTGTTRPAPEPAAQPSVEDTAVLEGTVLDSGPAVRYPELPPVTDQVPAPAGAVRKPARPVLVAAAVAALIGLAVGSGVTYLAMDGRGDSTASDRRGPRLGGGYGMDGRGGPGSQDGQNGGGQNGGGQNGGGQNGGGQNGQGRGGRPGNAAIDLVNGLSLPVPSGWEAGTTKDGFATLSIGEYTCADGKGNCTLGGAVTGRLKGTDAKQAALEDIAAAAKESYNQVNGHEELKSEAVKVAGRDGYLVRWKVDAAQGNDGYVETVVFPSADGKALVSVHLGFDIADKAPDVAQMDTIVSGIAEAKGGPLGSAGGGTRT
- a CDS encoding HAD family hydrolase, producing MADGYRLLACDLDGTLLDSRGELPAAVSAALDRAAAAGMAVAVITARPPRDVPPRVRAGIPGTAYWAHGNGALVFRPGQRLPSRQLVFGAGAVGRIHEVLGARRPGWALAFDLLDGTVVQPGFPAELTRGWAGVEWRGGAELARAVVKVLVCPFLPCDAELVDTVQEMVGEEAEVTASGEHFLELGPRGTGKHGVLAWIAADLGLATAQTVAVGDGLNDRDMLRLAGLGAAPANAGAPVRAAADRILPSNDEHAVAHLVDQLLG
- a CDS encoding gamma-glutamyl-gamma-aminobutyrate hydrolase family protein, translated to MDNRPVIGISTQLLDAAWGRWDRQRAVLLPERYPAMVRAAGGVAVLLPPDAPQYAAQAVERLDALVVAGGEDVDPALYGARPHPLTVANAPERDAWEAALLRAALAAGKPVLGVCRGMQLLNVVFGGTLVQHLPDVVGHEGHVGPPNAYGRHPVRPVPDTLLGGLLPEPELVVPTFHHQAVDRLGEGLTVAAYAADGTVEAIEAPAGFVLGVQWHPEQDPADLRLAEALVRAASLVRETALITAAG
- the chrA gene encoding chromate efflux transporter produces the protein MEERVGLATIAREWGRIGITGFGGPPAHILLLRRLCVEQRRWLGAAEFEDGIAATNLLPGPASTQLAVFTAWRLRGPAGALVGGAAFIVPGLVLILLLSALFLAGDPPRWVLGAAAGAGAAVPAVALQAATALVPASRQRAGGGAARRRWCGYLAAGALAALLTGPWLVLVLIATGITEIAVRRPGGGTSDRRPRGLLPLLAPATAATGGIGALAWVAFKVGALSYGGGFVIIPLMQQDAVHRYHWMTDGQFLNAVALGQITPGPVVQTVAVVGYAAAGVAGGLLAACVAFAPSFLFVLFGAAHFDRLRADRRVQDFLTGAGPAVIGAIAGSTVPLALGLHAWWQAAVLALALFWLLALRRSVVPCLLAAGALGTLAVTAGLPLP
- a CDS encoding phosphoribosylaminoimidazolesuccinocarboxamide synthase → MTSRTPDIEGRSKKLWYLDDGRCLIEMIPSLRSFTFDRDELVDGTAELRLDFFEYVSARLAEYDVHTVFGERVGPTTYIADYRPAPPFEVIVKNRATGSTIRKYPGLFEEGQVLDRPVVKFDYRTDPEDQPIGEDYLRLLGVDVEHHRKLALDCNAALRKLLDPLDLWDFCLVIAPDETHGLVVNSEISPDCMRLKAADGRPYDKDMFREGAGREDILARWAELIAMVSGA